One Denticeps clupeoides chromosome 10, fDenClu1.1, whole genome shotgun sequence genomic window carries:
- the LOC114797810 gene encoding IQ motif and SEC7 domain-containing protein 1-like isoform X4, translating into MWCLHCNSEKTQSLLELEPDGCVEGDVQSEAPGPLDSTVGYSQGPVTHSSAISPDHFDGTFYGHPVQPGPQRPRRPKLQHSQSILRKQAEEEAIKRSRSLSESYELSTDLQDKQVEMLERKYGGRFITRHAARTIQTAFRQYQMNKNFERLRSSMSENRMSRRIVLSNMRMQFSYEGPEKVHSSYFEGKQVSLSDGGGQVDSMGQSDCGDIVGPPNMPSPDAPNDLSDAITELEDAFSRQVKSLAESIDDALNCRSLHGDEGQAEQAAHQGITYQVKPKHMSDRHKLDDMMASYNDVTLFIDEEELSPPIQLSRSMDQPSSIESDPHMQSVNSSQEYWSMDPKDDKGDTDTSCRSTPSLECQEPRLRVDHLPLLTIEPPSDSSVEMSDRSDRGSVKRQNIYERVLVGPPHASPKHISHGLPPRVPSRDEEPIRHRHRQLESRLAINGNRQSRSESDFSDGDNDSINSTSNSNDTINCSSESSSRDSLREQALSKQTYHKETRNSWDSPAFSNDVIRKRHYRIGLNLFNKKPEKGVQYLTERGFVPDTPVGVAHFLLQRKGLSRQMIGEFLGNRQKQFNRDVLDCVVDEMDFSGTELDEALRKFQAHIRVQGEAQKVERLIEAFSQRYCICNPGVVRQFRNPDTIFILAFAIILLNTDMYSPNVKPERKMKLEDFVKNLRGVDDGEDIPRDMLIGIYERIRKRELKTNEDHVSQVQKVEKLIVGKKPIGSLHHGLGCVLSLPHRRLVCYCRLFEVPDPNKLQKLGLHQREIFLFNDLLVVTKIFQKKKNSVTYSFRQSFSLYGMQVLLFENQYYPNGIRLSSAIPGADIKVLINFNAPNPQDRKKFTDDLRESIAEVQEMEKYRIESELEKQKGVVRPSMSQSMSGLKKEAGNGSMSRACLDDTYAMGEGLKRSALSSSLRDLSEAGKRGRRSSAGSLDSNMEGSIISSPHMCERVTSSHECSSRGLQSIPNSSSLLGTLFGSKRVKSFSQSHQLPPPHPIHPTLISHTPHPDNLHHMARHGELPQKPPPYHHHHHYRPPAHSQRTPGLHYQQHASHSKHPGLGHPHAQHARPHHHAQQPPSSSKPKHSGISTVV; encoded by the exons TGTGGAGGGTGATGTTCAGAGCGAGGCACCGGGTCCTCTGGACAGTACCGTGGGCTACAGTCAGGGTCCAGTGACGCACAGTTCGGCCATCAGCCCGGACCACTTTGATGGGACCTTCTACGGTCACCCAGTGCAGCCTGGCCCCCAGCGCCCGCGCCGACCCAAGCTTCAGCATTCACAGTCCATTCTCCGTAAGCAGGCTGAGGAAGAAGCCATCAAGCGCTCTCGGTCGCTCTCTGAGAGCTATGAGCTCTCCACAGACCTCCAGGACAAGCAG GTGGAGATGCTAGAGCGCAAGTATGGAGGACGCTTCATAACACGCCATGCTGCTCGCACCATTCAAACGGCTTTCCGCCAGTATCAGATGAACAAGAACTTTGAACGTCTCAGGAGTTCTATGTCTGAGAATCGTATGTCCCGGCGGATTGTGCTGTCCAACATGAGAATGCAGTTTTCGTATGAAGGACCTGAGAAAGTCCATAGCTCATATTTTGAGGGCAAGCAGGTATCTTTGTCAGATGGTGGTGGCCAGGTAGATTCCATGGGTCAGTCAGATTGTGGAGATATAGTGGGACCTCCTAACATGCCGTCTCCTGATGCCCCAAATGACTTATCAGATGCCATCACCGAGCTGGAGGATGCTTTCTCCAGGCAGGTGAAGTCACTGGCAGAGTCCATTGACGATGCCCTGAACTGCCGCAGTTTGCATGGGGATGAAGGGCAAGCTGAGCAGGCTGCACATCAAGGGATCACCTACCAAGTGAAACCCAAGCACATGTCTGACCGCCACAAATTGGACGACATGATGGCTTCTTACAACGATGTGACACTCTTCATAGATGAGGAGGAGCTTTCACCCCCCATCCAGCTCAGCAGATCCATGGACCAACCCTCCAGCATCGAGTCAGACCCCCACATGCAGTCTGTAAACTCCTCACAGGAGTACTGGTCCATGGACCCCAAGGACGACAAGGGGGACACTGACACCAGCTGCCGCAGCACCCCGTCTCTGGAATGTCAAGAGCCGCGACTGCGAGTGGACCACCTGCCACTCTTGACCATTGAGCCACCCAGTGACAGTTCAGTGGAAATGAGCGACCGCTCAGATCGCGGCTCGGTCAAGAGGCAGAACATCTACGAGCGGGTTCTGGTTGGTCCGCCACATGCCAGCCCCAAACATATCTCACACGGACTACCTCCCAGAGTCCCCTCGCGGGACGAGGAACCAATCCGACACCGGCACCGTCAGCTGGAGAGCCGCCTGGCAATTAACGGCAACCGGCAGAGTAGGTCCGAGTCTGACTTCTCCGACGGAGACAACGACAGCATCAACAGCACTTCCAACTCCAACGACACAATAAACTGCAGCTCCGAATCCTCGTCCAGGGATAGCCTGCGGGAGCAAGCGCTGAGCAAACAGACGTACCACAAGGAGACCCGCAACAGCTGGGACTCTCCGGCCTTCAGCAATGACGTCATCCGCAAGAGGCACTACCGGATCGGCCTTAACCTCTTCAACAA AAAGCCAGAAAAGGGGGTTCAGTATCTGACAGAGAGAGGATTTGTCCCAGATACCCCCGTGGGTGTGGCCCATTTTTTACTCCAGAGGAAAGGACTCAGTCGTCAAATGATTGGAGAGTTCCTGGGTAACCGACAGAAGCAGTTCAACAGAGATGTCCTGGA CTGTGTGGTGGATGAGATGGATTTTTCAGGGACGGAACTGGACGAAGCTCTCAGGAAGTTTCAGGCTCACATCAGGGTGCAGGGTGAGGCCCAGAAGGTCGAGCGCCTAATCGAGGCTTTCAG TCAGCGATACTGCATATGTAACCCCGGGGTGGTGCGCCAGTTCCGTAATCCCGACACCATCTTCATCCTGGCTTTTGCCATCATCCTCCTCAACACAGATATGTATAGTCCCAATGTCAAGCCTGAGCGCAAGATGAAGCTGGAGGACTTTGTGAAGAATCTTCGAG GCGTGGATGATGGAGAGGACATCCCTCGGGACATGCTGATTGGGATTTATGAGCGCATTCGCAAGCGGGAGCTGAAGACCAATGAGGACCATGTGTCTCAGGTGCAGAAGGTGGAAAAACTGATCGTGGGGAAGAAGCCT ATTGGGTCGCTTCATCATGGACTTGGATGT GTCTTGTCCTTACCTCATCGCCGACTGGTGTGTTACTGTCGGCTGTTTGAAGTGCCCGACCCTAACAAACTACAGAAGCTTGGCCTTCACCAGCGGGAGATCTTCCTCTTCAACGACCTCTTGGTG GTGACCAAAATTttccagaagaagaagaactctGTGACCTACAGCTTCAGGCAGAGCTTCTCGCTGTACGGCATGCAGGTCCTCCTGTTTGAAAATCAGT ATTATCCTAATGGAATCCGGCTTTCATCAGCCATACCAGGCGCAGACATCAAAGTGCTCATAAACTTTAATGCGCCCAACCCCCAGGACCGCAAGAAGTTCACAGACGACTTGCGAGAGTCCATTGCAGAGGTCCAGGAAATGGAAAAATACAGGATAGAGT CGGAGCTGGAGAAACAGAAGGGAGTTGtgcgtcccagcatgtcccagAGCATGTCTGGTCTGAAGAAGGAGGCGGGCAACGGCAGCATGAGCCGAGCGTGCCTCGACGACACCTACGCCATGGGGGAGGGACTAAAGAGGAGCGCGCTCAGTAGCTCGCTGCGTGACCTCTCGGAAGCAG GCAAGCGGGGGCGTCGCAGCAGTGCAGGATCACTAGACAGCAATATGGAA GGGTCCATCATTAGCAGTCCCCACATGTGTGAGAGAGTCACCTCCAGCCATGAGTGTTCATCTCGTGGCCTTCAGTCCATCCCCAATTCATCCTCACTTCTCGGAACACTTTTTGGCAGCAAACGAGTGAAGTCTTTCTCCCAGAGCCACCAGCTGCCTCCTCCTCACCCAATTCACCCGACTCTTATATCTCACACACCACATCCTGATAATCTGCACCATATGGCACGACACGGCGAACTGCCCCAGAAGCCCCCACcataccaccaccaccatcactaTCGACCTCCAGCCCATAGTCAGCGCACACCAGGACTCCACTACCAGCAGCACGCGTCTCACTCCAAACACCCAGGCCTCGGACATCCGCACGCCCAGCACGCCCGTCCCCACCACCACGCCCAGCAGCCACCCTCGTCCTCCAAACCCAAACACAGCGGCATCAGCACTGTGGTGTGA
- the LOC114797810 gene encoding IQ motif and SEC7 domain-containing protein 1-like isoform X2, with translation MVDRIWRRSLEFLANRRSWSGKSFHAAGESKEDVEGDVQSEAPGPLDSTVGYSQGPVTHSSAISPDHFDGTFYGHPVQPGPQRPRRPKLQHSQSILRKQAEEEAIKRSRSLSESYELSTDLQDKQVEMLERKYGGRFITRHAARTIQTAFRQYQMNKNFERLRSSMSENRMSRRIVLSNMRMQFSYEGPEKVHSSYFEGKQVSLSDGGGQVDSMGQSDCGDIVGPPNMPSPDAPNDLSDAITELEDAFSRQVKSLAESIDDALNCRSLHGDEGQAEQAAHQGITYQVKPKHMSDRHKLDDMMASYNDVTLFIDEEELSPPIQLSRSMDQPSSIESDPHMQSVNSSQEYWSMDPKDDKGDTDTSCRSTPSLECQEPRLRVDHLPLLTIEPPSDSSVEMSDRSDRGSVKRQNIYERVLVGPPHASPKHISHGLPPRVPSRDEEPIRHRHRQLESRLAINGNRQSRSESDFSDGDNDSINSTSNSNDTINCSSESSSRDSLREQALSKQTYHKETRNSWDSPAFSNDVIRKRHYRIGLNLFNKKPEKGVQYLTERGFVPDTPVGVAHFLLQRKGLSRQMIGEFLGNRQKQFNRDVLDCVVDEMDFSGTELDEALRKFQAHIRVQGEAQKVERLIEAFSQRYCICNPGVVRQFRNPDTIFILAFAIILLNTDMYSPNVKPERKMKLEDFVKNLRGVDDGEDIPRDMLIGIYERIRKRELKTNEDHVSQVQKVEKLIVGKKPIGSLHHGLGCVLSLPHRRLVCYCRLFEVPDPNKLQKLGLHQREIFLFNDLLVVTKIFQKKKNSVTYSFRQSFSLYGMQVLLFENQYYPNGIRLSSAIPGADIKVLINFNAPNPQDRKKFTDDLRESIAEVQEMEKYRIESELEKQKGVVRPSMSQSMSGLKKEAGNGSMSRACLDDTYAMGEGLKRSALSSSLRDLSEAGKRGRRSSAGSLDSNMEGSIISSPHMCERVTSSHECSSRGLQSIPNSSSLLGTLFGSKRVKSFSQSHQLPPPHPIHPTLISHTPHPDNLHHMARHGELPQKPPPYHHHHHYRPPAHSQRTPGLHYQQHASHSKHPGLGHPHAQHARPHHHAQQPPSSSKPKHSGISTVV, from the exons TGTGGAGGGTGATGTTCAGAGCGAGGCACCGGGTCCTCTGGACAGTACCGTGGGCTACAGTCAGGGTCCAGTGACGCACAGTTCGGCCATCAGCCCGGACCACTTTGATGGGACCTTCTACGGTCACCCAGTGCAGCCTGGCCCCCAGCGCCCGCGCCGACCCAAGCTTCAGCATTCACAGTCCATTCTCCGTAAGCAGGCTGAGGAAGAAGCCATCAAGCGCTCTCGGTCGCTCTCTGAGAGCTATGAGCTCTCCACAGACCTCCAGGACAAGCAG GTGGAGATGCTAGAGCGCAAGTATGGAGGACGCTTCATAACACGCCATGCTGCTCGCACCATTCAAACGGCTTTCCGCCAGTATCAGATGAACAAGAACTTTGAACGTCTCAGGAGTTCTATGTCTGAGAATCGTATGTCCCGGCGGATTGTGCTGTCCAACATGAGAATGCAGTTTTCGTATGAAGGACCTGAGAAAGTCCATAGCTCATATTTTGAGGGCAAGCAGGTATCTTTGTCAGATGGTGGTGGCCAGGTAGATTCCATGGGTCAGTCAGATTGTGGAGATATAGTGGGACCTCCTAACATGCCGTCTCCTGATGCCCCAAATGACTTATCAGATGCCATCACCGAGCTGGAGGATGCTTTCTCCAGGCAGGTGAAGTCACTGGCAGAGTCCATTGACGATGCCCTGAACTGCCGCAGTTTGCATGGGGATGAAGGGCAAGCTGAGCAGGCTGCACATCAAGGGATCACCTACCAAGTGAAACCCAAGCACATGTCTGACCGCCACAAATTGGACGACATGATGGCTTCTTACAACGATGTGACACTCTTCATAGATGAGGAGGAGCTTTCACCCCCCATCCAGCTCAGCAGATCCATGGACCAACCCTCCAGCATCGAGTCAGACCCCCACATGCAGTCTGTAAACTCCTCACAGGAGTACTGGTCCATGGACCCCAAGGACGACAAGGGGGACACTGACACCAGCTGCCGCAGCACCCCGTCTCTGGAATGTCAAGAGCCGCGACTGCGAGTGGACCACCTGCCACTCTTGACCATTGAGCCACCCAGTGACAGTTCAGTGGAAATGAGCGACCGCTCAGATCGCGGCTCGGTCAAGAGGCAGAACATCTACGAGCGGGTTCTGGTTGGTCCGCCACATGCCAGCCCCAAACATATCTCACACGGACTACCTCCCAGAGTCCCCTCGCGGGACGAGGAACCAATCCGACACCGGCACCGTCAGCTGGAGAGCCGCCTGGCAATTAACGGCAACCGGCAGAGTAGGTCCGAGTCTGACTTCTCCGACGGAGACAACGACAGCATCAACAGCACTTCCAACTCCAACGACACAATAAACTGCAGCTCCGAATCCTCGTCCAGGGATAGCCTGCGGGAGCAAGCGCTGAGCAAACAGACGTACCACAAGGAGACCCGCAACAGCTGGGACTCTCCGGCCTTCAGCAATGACGTCATCCGCAAGAGGCACTACCGGATCGGCCTTAACCTCTTCAACAA AAAGCCAGAAAAGGGGGTTCAGTATCTGACAGAGAGAGGATTTGTCCCAGATACCCCCGTGGGTGTGGCCCATTTTTTACTCCAGAGGAAAGGACTCAGTCGTCAAATGATTGGAGAGTTCCTGGGTAACCGACAGAAGCAGTTCAACAGAGATGTCCTGGA CTGTGTGGTGGATGAGATGGATTTTTCAGGGACGGAACTGGACGAAGCTCTCAGGAAGTTTCAGGCTCACATCAGGGTGCAGGGTGAGGCCCAGAAGGTCGAGCGCCTAATCGAGGCTTTCAG TCAGCGATACTGCATATGTAACCCCGGGGTGGTGCGCCAGTTCCGTAATCCCGACACCATCTTCATCCTGGCTTTTGCCATCATCCTCCTCAACACAGATATGTATAGTCCCAATGTCAAGCCTGAGCGCAAGATGAAGCTGGAGGACTTTGTGAAGAATCTTCGAG GCGTGGATGATGGAGAGGACATCCCTCGGGACATGCTGATTGGGATTTATGAGCGCATTCGCAAGCGGGAGCTGAAGACCAATGAGGACCATGTGTCTCAGGTGCAGAAGGTGGAAAAACTGATCGTGGGGAAGAAGCCT ATTGGGTCGCTTCATCATGGACTTGGATGT GTCTTGTCCTTACCTCATCGCCGACTGGTGTGTTACTGTCGGCTGTTTGAAGTGCCCGACCCTAACAAACTACAGAAGCTTGGCCTTCACCAGCGGGAGATCTTCCTCTTCAACGACCTCTTGGTG GTGACCAAAATTttccagaagaagaagaactctGTGACCTACAGCTTCAGGCAGAGCTTCTCGCTGTACGGCATGCAGGTCCTCCTGTTTGAAAATCAGT ATTATCCTAATGGAATCCGGCTTTCATCAGCCATACCAGGCGCAGACATCAAAGTGCTCATAAACTTTAATGCGCCCAACCCCCAGGACCGCAAGAAGTTCACAGACGACTTGCGAGAGTCCATTGCAGAGGTCCAGGAAATGGAAAAATACAGGATAGAGT CGGAGCTGGAGAAACAGAAGGGAGTTGtgcgtcccagcatgtcccagAGCATGTCTGGTCTGAAGAAGGAGGCGGGCAACGGCAGCATGAGCCGAGCGTGCCTCGACGACACCTACGCCATGGGGGAGGGACTAAAGAGGAGCGCGCTCAGTAGCTCGCTGCGTGACCTCTCGGAAGCAG GCAAGCGGGGGCGTCGCAGCAGTGCAGGATCACTAGACAGCAATATGGAA GGGTCCATCATTAGCAGTCCCCACATGTGTGAGAGAGTCACCTCCAGCCATGAGTGTTCATCTCGTGGCCTTCAGTCCATCCCCAATTCATCCTCACTTCTCGGAACACTTTTTGGCAGCAAACGAGTGAAGTCTTTCTCCCAGAGCCACCAGCTGCCTCCTCCTCACCCAATTCACCCGACTCTTATATCTCACACACCACATCCTGATAATCTGCACCATATGGCACGACACGGCGAACTGCCCCAGAAGCCCCCACcataccaccaccaccatcactaTCGACCTCCAGCCCATAGTCAGCGCACACCAGGACTCCACTACCAGCAGCACGCGTCTCACTCCAAACACCCAGGCCTCGGACATCCGCACGCCCAGCACGCCCGTCCCCACCACCACGCCCAGCAGCCACCCTCGTCCTCCAAACCCAAACACAGCGGCATCAGCACTGTGGTGTGA
- the LOC114797810 gene encoding IQ motif and SEC7 domain-containing protein 1-like isoform X1, with protein sequence MENPGRAAEYLKELNRIIGTQQALLERQRGRIEELQQQVSDLCAENAGLKEEYRRHLLTCHAALGSIQERRLHDDSRCDSSRMVRHASLPLEASEKPGSHVSPLCRRTVPCRPWKSASFGVEGDVQSEAPGPLDSTVGYSQGPVTHSSAISPDHFDGTFYGHPVQPGPQRPRRPKLQHSQSILRKQAEEEAIKRSRSLSESYELSTDLQDKQVEMLERKYGGRFITRHAARTIQTAFRQYQMNKNFERLRSSMSENRMSRRIVLSNMRMQFSYEGPEKVHSSYFEGKQVSLSDGGGQVDSMGQSDCGDIVGPPNMPSPDAPNDLSDAITELEDAFSRQVKSLAESIDDALNCRSLHGDEGQAEQAAHQGITYQVKPKHMSDRHKLDDMMASYNDVTLFIDEEELSPPIQLSRSMDQPSSIESDPHMQSVNSSQEYWSMDPKDDKGDTDTSCRSTPSLECQEPRLRVDHLPLLTIEPPSDSSVEMSDRSDRGSVKRQNIYERVLVGPPHASPKHISHGLPPRVPSRDEEPIRHRHRQLESRLAINGNRQSRSESDFSDGDNDSINSTSNSNDTINCSSESSSRDSLREQALSKQTYHKETRNSWDSPAFSNDVIRKRHYRIGLNLFNKKPEKGVQYLTERGFVPDTPVGVAHFLLQRKGLSRQMIGEFLGNRQKQFNRDVLDCVVDEMDFSGTELDEALRKFQAHIRVQGEAQKVERLIEAFSQRYCICNPGVVRQFRNPDTIFILAFAIILLNTDMYSPNVKPERKMKLEDFVKNLRGVDDGEDIPRDMLIGIYERIRKRELKTNEDHVSQVQKVEKLIVGKKPIGSLHHGLGCVLSLPHRRLVCYCRLFEVPDPNKLQKLGLHQREIFLFNDLLVVTKIFQKKKNSVTYSFRQSFSLYGMQVLLFENQYYPNGIRLSSAIPGADIKVLINFNAPNPQDRKKFTDDLRESIAEVQEMEKYRIESELEKQKGVVRPSMSQSMSGLKKEAGNGSMSRACLDDTYAMGEGLKRSALSSSLRDLSEAGKRGRRSSAGSLDSNMEGSIISSPHMCERVTSSHECSSRGLQSIPNSSSLLGTLFGSKRVKSFSQSHQLPPPHPIHPTLISHTPHPDNLHHMARHGELPQKPPPYHHHHHYRPPAHSQRTPGLHYQQHASHSKHPGLGHPHAQHARPHHHAQQPPSSSKPKHSGISTVV encoded by the exons TGTGGAGGGTGATGTTCAGAGCGAGGCACCGGGTCCTCTGGACAGTACCGTGGGCTACAGTCAGGGTCCAGTGACGCACAGTTCGGCCATCAGCCCGGACCACTTTGATGGGACCTTCTACGGTCACCCAGTGCAGCCTGGCCCCCAGCGCCCGCGCCGACCCAAGCTTCAGCATTCACAGTCCATTCTCCGTAAGCAGGCTGAGGAAGAAGCCATCAAGCGCTCTCGGTCGCTCTCTGAGAGCTATGAGCTCTCCACAGACCTCCAGGACAAGCAG GTGGAGATGCTAGAGCGCAAGTATGGAGGACGCTTCATAACACGCCATGCTGCTCGCACCATTCAAACGGCTTTCCGCCAGTATCAGATGAACAAGAACTTTGAACGTCTCAGGAGTTCTATGTCTGAGAATCGTATGTCCCGGCGGATTGTGCTGTCCAACATGAGAATGCAGTTTTCGTATGAAGGACCTGAGAAAGTCCATAGCTCATATTTTGAGGGCAAGCAGGTATCTTTGTCAGATGGTGGTGGCCAGGTAGATTCCATGGGTCAGTCAGATTGTGGAGATATAGTGGGACCTCCTAACATGCCGTCTCCTGATGCCCCAAATGACTTATCAGATGCCATCACCGAGCTGGAGGATGCTTTCTCCAGGCAGGTGAAGTCACTGGCAGAGTCCATTGACGATGCCCTGAACTGCCGCAGTTTGCATGGGGATGAAGGGCAAGCTGAGCAGGCTGCACATCAAGGGATCACCTACCAAGTGAAACCCAAGCACATGTCTGACCGCCACAAATTGGACGACATGATGGCTTCTTACAACGATGTGACACTCTTCATAGATGAGGAGGAGCTTTCACCCCCCATCCAGCTCAGCAGATCCATGGACCAACCCTCCAGCATCGAGTCAGACCCCCACATGCAGTCTGTAAACTCCTCACAGGAGTACTGGTCCATGGACCCCAAGGACGACAAGGGGGACACTGACACCAGCTGCCGCAGCACCCCGTCTCTGGAATGTCAAGAGCCGCGACTGCGAGTGGACCACCTGCCACTCTTGACCATTGAGCCACCCAGTGACAGTTCAGTGGAAATGAGCGACCGCTCAGATCGCGGCTCGGTCAAGAGGCAGAACATCTACGAGCGGGTTCTGGTTGGTCCGCCACATGCCAGCCCCAAACATATCTCACACGGACTACCTCCCAGAGTCCCCTCGCGGGACGAGGAACCAATCCGACACCGGCACCGTCAGCTGGAGAGCCGCCTGGCAATTAACGGCAACCGGCAGAGTAGGTCCGAGTCTGACTTCTCCGACGGAGACAACGACAGCATCAACAGCACTTCCAACTCCAACGACACAATAAACTGCAGCTCCGAATCCTCGTCCAGGGATAGCCTGCGGGAGCAAGCGCTGAGCAAACAGACGTACCACAAGGAGACCCGCAACAGCTGGGACTCTCCGGCCTTCAGCAATGACGTCATCCGCAAGAGGCACTACCGGATCGGCCTTAACCTCTTCAACAA AAAGCCAGAAAAGGGGGTTCAGTATCTGACAGAGAGAGGATTTGTCCCAGATACCCCCGTGGGTGTGGCCCATTTTTTACTCCAGAGGAAAGGACTCAGTCGTCAAATGATTGGAGAGTTCCTGGGTAACCGACAGAAGCAGTTCAACAGAGATGTCCTGGA CTGTGTGGTGGATGAGATGGATTTTTCAGGGACGGAACTGGACGAAGCTCTCAGGAAGTTTCAGGCTCACATCAGGGTGCAGGGTGAGGCCCAGAAGGTCGAGCGCCTAATCGAGGCTTTCAG TCAGCGATACTGCATATGTAACCCCGGGGTGGTGCGCCAGTTCCGTAATCCCGACACCATCTTCATCCTGGCTTTTGCCATCATCCTCCTCAACACAGATATGTATAGTCCCAATGTCAAGCCTGAGCGCAAGATGAAGCTGGAGGACTTTGTGAAGAATCTTCGAG GCGTGGATGATGGAGAGGACATCCCTCGGGACATGCTGATTGGGATTTATGAGCGCATTCGCAAGCGGGAGCTGAAGACCAATGAGGACCATGTGTCTCAGGTGCAGAAGGTGGAAAAACTGATCGTGGGGAAGAAGCCT ATTGGGTCGCTTCATCATGGACTTGGATGT GTCTTGTCCTTACCTCATCGCCGACTGGTGTGTTACTGTCGGCTGTTTGAAGTGCCCGACCCTAACAAACTACAGAAGCTTGGCCTTCACCAGCGGGAGATCTTCCTCTTCAACGACCTCTTGGTG GTGACCAAAATTttccagaagaagaagaactctGTGACCTACAGCTTCAGGCAGAGCTTCTCGCTGTACGGCATGCAGGTCCTCCTGTTTGAAAATCAGT ATTATCCTAATGGAATCCGGCTTTCATCAGCCATACCAGGCGCAGACATCAAAGTGCTCATAAACTTTAATGCGCCCAACCCCCAGGACCGCAAGAAGTTCACAGACGACTTGCGAGAGTCCATTGCAGAGGTCCAGGAAATGGAAAAATACAGGATAGAGT CGGAGCTGGAGAAACAGAAGGGAGTTGtgcgtcccagcatgtcccagAGCATGTCTGGTCTGAAGAAGGAGGCGGGCAACGGCAGCATGAGCCGAGCGTGCCTCGACGACACCTACGCCATGGGGGAGGGACTAAAGAGGAGCGCGCTCAGTAGCTCGCTGCGTGACCTCTCGGAAGCAG GCAAGCGGGGGCGTCGCAGCAGTGCAGGATCACTAGACAGCAATATGGAA GGGTCCATCATTAGCAGTCCCCACATGTGTGAGAGAGTCACCTCCAGCCATGAGTGTTCATCTCGTGGCCTTCAGTCCATCCCCAATTCATCCTCACTTCTCGGAACACTTTTTGGCAGCAAACGAGTGAAGTCTTTCTCCCAGAGCCACCAGCTGCCTCCTCCTCACCCAATTCACCCGACTCTTATATCTCACACACCACATCCTGATAATCTGCACCATATGGCACGACACGGCGAACTGCCCCAGAAGCCCCCACcataccaccaccaccatcactaTCGACCTCCAGCCCATAGTCAGCGCACACCAGGACTCCACTACCAGCAGCACGCGTCTCACTCCAAACACCCAGGCCTCGGACATCCGCACGCCCAGCACGCCCGTCCCCACCACCACGCCCAGCAGCCACCCTCGTCCTCCAAACCCAAACACAGCGGCATCAGCACTGTGGTGTGA